CGAGCAACCACCATTCGGTACTCGTCTCGATGGAAAGTGACCGCGAGACGGAACTCACCGACACGTATTTTACGGCGTGGACTGTTTTGGAGGGGTTCACCATAGTCTGGTGGGTCGCGCCACGGGGAATCGACGATTTCGTCGAGTTTGTCGATAATGCGTTGCTGCTCGTTCGGATTGAGTGCATCGAGGTCGTCCTGTGCTTTCGATGCGAGTTCCCACGCCCACCCGTCGTCACTCATTCGTGTCGTCAGTGCCGAATCGGTCGCGCGCTTCTTCGGCGCTCATCGTCCGCTTTTCACGGAAATCTTCCTCCGCTTGAAGGAGTGCGACGAGTTCGTCGCGGTCGAACGTGGGATGTTCGACGGCATCGCGTAAGGTATACCGAATAAATTCGCTACGGCTGTTGAATCCTCGTCCTTGCCACGTGTCTTCGATCTCGTTGAGAAACGACCGTGTGACTTTGAAGTTTACCGTGACAATCTCGTCGTCGCCGTTGTTCGTGGCCGCTTCGGACATACGCCTGTATTACCCGCGTGTTACTGTAGGTGTTTCGGCGTTCGAACGCTGAAGCTATTGGCGAGAAGAAACAGTAGTCGATACGTGAAACCTATGCCGATTGCTACCGGTTCTCACGCTGCTCTACTTTGTTCAATTCGATCAGCAGTCGGAAGATCGCCTTCACGAGGTTCGCGTCGACGTCGAACTGCTCGGCGTTGTGACCCGCCCGCTCCATCACCTGTTCCTCCTGTTTCTCGTCGGTCGTCGGCAATCCCTTCTCGTCTTTGACCGCCGCGATCGTGTCCGCAACGTAGGTTCGCTGGGCGATCAGTTCGACGATCTCGCGGTCGATCGACTCGATCTCCTCACGAAGCTCGTCGAGATCCATCTCGTCTGGCGTTCGATTCTCGGGGTCGTCGGTGTCGGTGTCGTTCGGTGTCATATCGTTCGTGCTCCGTCGGTTCGGGTCGCTACCAGTCGCGTCGTGCCGTCGCGGTCGGCCCACCGCTCGCGGACCGTCTCGAGAGTCGCTCGGTCGCCGACGGCGACGTAGCTCGGCCCGGTGCCCGACAGCGAGACGCCGTCGACGTCGGGCATCGCCTCGACCATCGGGTCCGTCGGGAACTCGAGGACGCTACAGAAGGCGAGACCGTTGACCGTCATCGCCTCGCCGTACCGGCCCCCGAGGGCTAGCTCCTCGACGAGGGTGGCCATCGGCGCGATTCGCTCGCAGGCCGAGACGTCGGCGTCGGCGCTGTAGGCCTGCTCGGGGGGCGTGTAGACCAGCGCCTCCCAGTCGACGTCCTCGCGGGCGAGCAGCTCGTCGGTCGCGTTGTCGGTGACCGTCACCCCGCCGAGCATGCTCGCGCTGGCGTCGTCGAACGCGCCCGTCGCGGTGACGCCGGCGTCGCGGGCCGCCCGGACGCCGAGCCGACAGGCGTCGATCCGGTCGACGGCGTCGGTGATCTCGAGGGCGTCGAGGGTCGCGAGCACCGTGGCGTTGGCCGCGGCGCTGGAACTCTTGAGTCCGGCGGCCATCGGAATCTCGCTGTCGGTCCGGGCCCGGGCGCCGACCGCGCCGGTGAGCCCCGCGTCCTCGGCATACGCCTCGAGGACGCGCTCGACGCAGCGTTCGATGAGTTCGGTGTCGGCGTCGGGTCGCTCCGCGACGGTGCCGACGATCTCGTCGTCGGTCGTCAGTTCGACCGTCGCGGTCGTCTCGAGATCGATTGCGAACGCCGATCCGCGACCGGTCGCGAGCGCGTTCAGCACGGTCCCGGCCGCCGGCGCGACTGCCCGGCCATCCATACCGGTCCCTCTCGCCCGGGCCGTATTTAGGCTGGCGGTCACGGCGAGTAGTGGGGACGAGGCCGATCACCGAACAGTCGCGCCGCGAGCGCACCGCTTTTCTCCGGGCCGGCCGAACCGGGCCGTATGAGCCAACGCAGCAACGTCGCACCCAGTACGATCGGGGTCGACTTCGTCGAGGGAGGGGTCGTCGTCGAGTACCTCGACGGACGAGACGTCTTCTACCACGGGCCGCCGAAACCCGTCGAGGAAGCGATAACGTCGCCGCCGGGGAAGGAGGTCCACGTGCTGGTCACCGATCCCGACGGCGTCGAGGGCGTGATGACCTACGTCAACGACCGTAACACCCACGCGGAGATCCTCGAGTCGACCGGGGTCGGCCGTGTGATCCTCGAGGGGAACGACGAGGAGGTGCTGTTTCCGGGCGTGACGGTGTCGACGGAGGGGTATTCGATCCGGGTCGAGGCGGACCCCGAGGTCGTCGACGGGCGCGTCTTCGTCTTCGCGGAGGACGAGATGAGCGAGCACGCCTACGAACTCGTCGCGAATGAGGAGGACGCGGAGTGATGCCACTGCAAAAGTCCTGGCGCGAACTCGACCGCGAGACCGTCGCTCGGGCCCCGGATCGACCCGGCGTCTACGAGCTCGGAGACGGATCGGGGACGGTGCTGTCGGTCGACCACGGCGTGTTGCGCGACGAGCTCAAGACGGCGCTGGCCTACGGCGACGGGGAACGCGTTCGCTGGACGGAGGCCCACACGCTGGATCGGGCCCGCGAGCTCGCGACCGAGCACCGCGACCGACTCGAGTAGCGCGGCCGCGGCTACTGGATGTACGACGGATCGCTCCCGTCGCAGTGTTTCTCGTGTTCGGTGGCGTCGGACTGCTCGTCGAACAGCAGCCCGCAGGTCTCACACTCGTACCAGGTGGCGTCGTCCCGTTCGGTCTGGACCACCATAGGAAACCGTGCGGTACGGACACCCAAAGGCGTTTCTCCGGCACGACCCCCGACGGCCGCGCCGGCCCGAGGACAATTCTCAAGAGCACGGACCCGAAACGACACGCTATGAGTGGGTCGGACGAGGACGGCGTTCGGCTGTCCGTTCGGGCGGCCGAGAAGCGCGACGCCGGGCGCGGGGTCGCCCGTATTCCCGAGCGCGCGCGCCGGGAGCTCGGCGTTCTGAGCGGCGATACGGTCGTGATCGAGGGCGAGAAGACGACGGTCGCGAAGATGTGGCCCGCGGATCCGTCGGTGCCCGAAACCGTCGTCCAGATCGACGGCGACACCCGCGCGAACGCCGGGGTTCACGTCGGCGATACGGTCACGATCCGACCGAAAGACAACTCGACGATCGGGGAGGCCGAGCGCGTGACGCTGTCGCCGCCGTCCTCGATGGGCGAGGACGACCGACAGCTCGCCTCTCGCGACGTGGCCCAGAAGCTCCGGAACAGGCCGGTTCGGGCCGGCGAGCAGATCCGGATCGAGGGCGTCAGTCAGAACCCCTTCACCGTCGTCGACACGACGCCGGGCGGCGACGTGCGGATCTCGAGTGCGACCGCGGTTCGGATCGCACCCGCCGAGGACCGGGCGAACACGGACCGAGGACGTGCCCGGAGCGACGGGACCGAGTCCTCGGGTGGCGGAGACGGATCCGACGCGGAATCGCTCCCGGAGGCCGGGCCGACCTACGAGGATATCGGCGGGTTAGACGAGGAGTTAGAGCAGGTCCGGGAGATGATCGAGCTCCCGCTGTCGGAACCCGAACTGTTCCGGCGGCTCGGCGTCGAGCCTCCCTCCGGCGTTCTGCTGTACGGACCGCCCGGGACGGGGAAGACGCTGATCGCCCGCGCGGTCGCGAACGAGGTCGACGCCTCCTTCGAGACGATCTCCGGGCCGGAGATCATGTCGAAGTACAAGGGTGAAAGCGAGGAACAGCTCCGGGAGGTGTTCGAGCGCGCCCGCGAGAACGCGCCGACGATCGTTTTCTTCGACGAGATCGACTCGATCGCCGGCGCCCGCGGCGAGGACGAAGGCGCCGAGAACCGCATCGTCGGCCAGCTGTTGACGCTGATGGACGGGCTCGACGCCCGCGGCGAGGTGATCGTCATCGGCGCGACGAACCGCGTCGACGCGATCGATCCCGCCCTGCGCCGGGGTGGGCGATTCGATCGGGAGATCCAGATCGGCGTTCCCGACGAGTCCGGTCGGCGGGAGATCCTCGAGGTCCACACCCGCGGGATGCCCCTGGACGAAGACGTCAGCATCGAGACGATCGCTCGGCGAACCCACGGCTTCGTCGGCGCGGACCTGGACGCGGTCGCCAGCGAGGCCGCGATGGCCGCGATCCGGGAGCGTCCGACCGACGCCGAGGACCGCGAGGAGTGGAACCGCGAGCCGAAGGTGACCCGGGCCCACTTCGATACGGCGCTGGCGTCGGTCGAACCCTCGGCAATGCGGGAGTACGTCGCCGAGTCTCCGGAGACCGACTTCACCGACGTCGGCGGGCTCGAGGACGCCAAGAACACGCTCCGTGAATCGGTCGAGTGGCCCCTGACCTACGATCGCCTCTTCGAGGAGACGAACACCGAGCCGCCCTCCGGAGTGTTGCTGTACGGCCCGCCCGGGACGGGGAAGACGCTACTGGCCCGCGCGCTCGCGGGCGAGACCGACGTCAACTTCGTGCGGGTCGACGGCCCCGAGATCGTCGACCGCTACGTCGGCGAGTCCGAAAAGGCGATCCGGAAGGTGTTCGAGCGGGCCCGCCAGGCCGCGCCGTCGATCGTCTTCTTCGACGAGATCGACGCCATCACCGCGGCCCGCGGTCAGGGACAGAACGAGGTCACCGAGCGGGTGGTCTCCCAGCTGCTGACCGAGCTCGACGGAATGCGGGAGAACCCGAACCTCGTCGTGCTTGCCGCGACCAACCGCAAGGACCAGATCGATCCCGCCCTCCTCCGACCGGGACGGCTCGACACGCACGTCCTGGTCGACGAGCCCGACCTCGAGGCCCGCGAGAAGATCCTCTCGGTCCACGCCGGCGATAAACCGCTGGCAGGGGACGTCGACCTCGCCGAGCTGGCGGCCGAGCTCGAGGGGTACACAGGCGCGGATCTGGAGGCGCTGGTCCGCTCGGCGTCGATGAAGGCGATCCGCGAGGTCGCGACCGCCTACGACCCCGAGGAGGCAAACGAACGGGCCGACGAGGTCGTGATCGAACGACGCCACCTCGAGGACGCCCGCGAGGAAACCGACGCCTCGAGCCGATCGAGGTAGGCGGTGCGAAACCGATCGTTTCGGCTCCGGGAGCGGGAAGGGTCCGATTACCCGTGCGAGCGACTTTGTACCGGGATCTGATACCGCGAGCTATGCCTTCCCCGTTCGAGAGACGCCCTCGCAATCGCGAGTCCACAGCTCAGAGCGACGACGCGAGTAGCGCGGACAGTCAAGCGGCGGCGCCGCGAGACAACGCCGACGAGCTGACCGTCAGCCGACGCCGACACCTCGCAGCGACCGCGGGCGCCGGGCTGCTCGCTCCCCTCGCGGGCTGTGGCTCCGGCGGCCCGGGCGAGTCCGATGGCACCGACCGCTCGCCCGCACAGGTCAGACCGCCCGAGGACGACGACTCGGCGTCCGAGGACGATCCGAACCCCGCCGACGAGCTCCCACTGTTCGACGCCCACACGCACGTTATCCCGATGGCCGCCCGTGGTAACGACGCGCTCTCTGCCGCCGATCTCGTCGACTGGATGGACGCCAACGGGATCGATCGCGCGGTCGTCCTCGCGTTCGACTCCCCCGAGGGGTACCCGGTGCAGGCGCCCAGCTGGTGGGTCCTCGAGGAGGTCGCGGCCTACCCCGACCGCCTTGTTCCGTTCTGTACGATCGATCCCCGAACCCTGACCTACGGCGAGGACGCCGTCGACGTCCTCGAGCGGTACGTCGAGCGGGGCGCCCGCGGGTTCGGTGAGCTGAAGGTCGGAATGGCGATCGACGACGAACGCCTCGATCGCGTCTACGAGCTGTGTGCCGACTACGAGCTGCCGATCCTGCTACACACCGACCGCCAGTCGCTGACCGACGACGTCGGCCTTCCGGGGTTCGAGGACGTGCTGGCCTCCTACCCGGAGGTCGATTTCGTCGCTCACGCCACCGGGTGGTGGGCCCACGTCGCCGCGGACGTCGAGTCCGCGGATCTGGGCGGCCGTCCGGACGGTGCGGTCGACTCCCGCGGGCGCGTCTGGGAGCTGTTCGAGTCGTACGACAACGTCTACGGTGACCTCTCGACGCGAGCGGGATGGAACGCGCTCACTCGCGACAGCGAGCACGGGCGGGCGTTGCTCGAGACCCACCACGATCGGCTCGTGTTCGGCAGCGACTACCTCTACCCCGGTCAGGAGGTGCCGCTGCTCGAG
This genomic window from Natronococcus occultus SP4 contains:
- a CDS encoding type II toxin-antitoxin system RelE family toxin, with amino-acid sequence MSDDGWAWELASKAQDDLDALNPNEQQRIIDKLDEIVDSPWRDPPDYGEPLQNSPRRKIRVGEFRLAVTFHRDEYRMVVARIKRRGGAYTADDD
- a CDS encoding amidohydrolase family protein; translated protein: MPSPFERRPRNRESTAQSDDASSADSQAAAPRDNADELTVSRRRHLAATAGAGLLAPLAGCGSGGPGESDGTDRSPAQVRPPEDDDSASEDDPNPADELPLFDAHTHVIPMAARGNDALSAADLVDWMDANGIDRAVVLAFDSPEGYPVQAPSWWVLEEVAAYPDRLVPFCTIDPRTLTYGEDAVDVLERYVERGARGFGELKVGMAIDDERLDRVYELCADYELPILLHTDRQSLTDDVGLPGFEDVLASYPEVDFVAHATGWWAHVAADVESADLGGRPDGAVDSRGRVWELFESYDNVYGDLSTRAGWNALTRDSEHGRALLETHHDRLVFGSDYLYPGQEVPLLELFERFDLERDAWADVRHRTIEGLLR
- a CDS encoding DUF7128 family protein — protein: MVVQTERDDATWYECETCGLLFDEQSDATEHEKHCDGSDPSYIQ
- a CDS encoding DUF5796 family protein — translated: MSQRSNVAPSTIGVDFVEGGVVVEYLDGRDVFYHGPPKPVEEAITSPPGKEVHVLVTDPDGVEGVMTYVNDRNTHAEILESTGVGRVILEGNDEEVLFPGVTVSTEGYSIRVEADPEVVDGRVFVFAEDEMSEHAYELVANEEDAE
- a CDS encoding ribbon-helix-helix domain-containing protein, yielding MSEAATNNGDDEIVTVNFKVTRSFLNEIEDTWQGRGFNSRSEFIRYTLRDAVEHPTFDRDELVALLQAEEDFREKRTMSAEEARDRFGTDDTNE
- a CDS encoding chorismate mutase gives rise to the protein MTPNDTDTDDPENRTPDEMDLDELREEIESIDREIVELIAQRTYVADTIAAVKDEKGLPTTDEKQEEQVMERAGHNAEQFDVDANLVKAIFRLLIELNKVEQRENR
- a CDS encoding DUF7508 domain-containing protein, yielding MPLQKSWRELDRETVARAPDRPGVYELGDGSGTVLSVDHGVLRDELKTALAYGDGERVRWTEAHTLDRARELATEHRDRLE
- a CDS encoding shikimate kinase, whose product is MDGRAVAPAAGTVLNALATGRGSAFAIDLETTATVELTTDDEIVGTVAERPDADTELIERCVERVLEAYAEDAGLTGAVGARARTDSEIPMAAGLKSSSAAANATVLATLDALEITDAVDRIDACRLGVRAARDAGVTATGAFDDASASMLGGVTVTDNATDELLAREDVDWEALVYTPPEQAYSADADVSACERIAPMATLVEELALGGRYGEAMTVNGLAFCSVLEFPTDPMVEAMPDVDGVSLSGTGPSYVAVGDRATLETVRERWADRDGTTRLVATRTDGARTI
- a CDS encoding CDC48 family AAA ATPase; translation: MSGSDEDGVRLSVRAAEKRDAGRGVARIPERARRELGVLSGDTVVIEGEKTTVAKMWPADPSVPETVVQIDGDTRANAGVHVGDTVTIRPKDNSTIGEAERVTLSPPSSMGEDDRQLASRDVAQKLRNRPVRAGEQIRIEGVSQNPFTVVDTTPGGDVRISSATAVRIAPAEDRANTDRGRARSDGTESSGGGDGSDAESLPEAGPTYEDIGGLDEELEQVREMIELPLSEPELFRRLGVEPPSGVLLYGPPGTGKTLIARAVANEVDASFETISGPEIMSKYKGESEEQLREVFERARENAPTIVFFDEIDSIAGARGEDEGAENRIVGQLLTLMDGLDARGEVIVIGATNRVDAIDPALRRGGRFDREIQIGVPDESGRREILEVHTRGMPLDEDVSIETIARRTHGFVGADLDAVASEAAMAAIRERPTDAEDREEWNREPKVTRAHFDTALASVEPSAMREYVAESPETDFTDVGGLEDAKNTLRESVEWPLTYDRLFEETNTEPPSGVLLYGPPGTGKTLLARALAGETDVNFVRVDGPEIVDRYVGESEKAIRKVFERARQAAPSIVFFDEIDAITAARGQGQNEVTERVVSQLLTELDGMRENPNLVVLAATNRKDQIDPALLRPGRLDTHVLVDEPDLEAREKILSVHAGDKPLAGDVDLAELAAELEGYTGADLEALVRSASMKAIREVATAYDPEEANERADEVVIERRHLEDAREETDASSRSR